The segment GTGATGGAAATATATTTTGTCATAGGAATTTGTATAGCAAATGGATGTTATGTAGATTACTGTTTATATTTTTTCTAAGTATTTTACCTTCAAAATGAATATCGATAATTCAGAAAAGGCTCATAATCAGAAAATAAAAGATTTTCAAATTTTAAAAATGATAAAGAATTAAAATACAAATCTGTAATATAAAGATTTTTTAGAGTTGTATTATATTTAAATAGTAACAAATATAATATCTGGTATTATGGAACCAAAAACTTGTGGAGTAAGAATATACTTGTATTTTAGATTAGCGTATAGGTTTAGATTGTAATATTGATATTTAATTAAACAATATAAATATTAATAAAAATTATTGGATTACATTATATAAACGATAAAAATGAATTTGCAGTACCTATTTTATTAATATTACTTTCAGATATAGCTTTTAATATAGAATACAGGGAAGGGATATATCTCACACATATATTAAATACAGGTAACAAAGAAAATTTGTTATACAAATATTAAGAACAATAGTATATATTTCTCTTTCAATTTTAGTATCAACATTCATACCTGGAAAGCTTTTTATAGGTAATATAATAACAATAGGATTAATTTTTATAAATTTCAAAATAACATTTGGTTATTATATATATCATCCTGAACTAGAAAAATTATTAAAAATGATAATGATAGAAAATTTTCATGATGGATGGAAATTTTCAATATTTTTGATTATATTATTCACACTACTTTCTTATACAAATATAAAAAGAGTCAAAACATATAATGTTGCTTTTTAGGTGAAACTATGAAAACAAAAAAATTCATATATTTTCTGGTAAGAGATATATTAATATGGAAAAGTTATAAAACACAGGCAGTGTTGGGAATACTCAGTGGATTTTTGTTTATTACAATTTAGATTTATAGGAAGGTTAATATATAAAATACTTTCAAAAATGATATTTACAATAATAAACACAGGAATAGTATTTATATTTTTAATATACACATTTAATGTAGAAATAAAAACGAATATAATGCTTCAATATCGATAATAAAATGTAAGTTTGAGTAGAATAATGTTATTAAGATTCATAACAATAACCAAAAATGGATAATCAAATAGCGCAGATATCATTTACAAATTGAATTTAAAGAAAAATCAAAACTTTTTTGAAATGTTAAGTAACGGAAAAAATTAAGAGTTAAGGTTATACGAAACAATAAAATCAAATATTGGAAGCATAAGCCGGACTAAAATAGAAGAATTTTTAAAAAAAGAAAAATCAATAATATTGTCAAATCATGATGCAAGTGAAATAGAAAAACAATATAGTCACTAGAAAACACAAGGAAAAATGAAGAAAAATCACTTAAAAAATGAGGCGATATGCCTCATTTTTTAACTTTAATATAGTATAATTTAGTTTTATATGAGAAGATTTGGATCCCTTTGTTAATATAAATTATTTATTCAAAAAAATATATCAAAATTACTATTAAATTCTATAAATACTCATGATTCGTGATAGAGTTTGCTTATAAATCATCAGGAATTTTCAGAAGATTTTGTGTTATAATGTTATGTTAAAATCTTTTAAAGGGGTGAGTATTTTGAAAAAAGGTTTTATATATTTACTTTTTATTTTAATTGCAACATTAGCCTATTCTTTTCCAAATGATTTAATTTTACTATTTGGAAATCCACATTCGCATACGTCTTTCTCAGACGGAGAACCAGGAACTACTCCGCAAGATGCATATAAACATGCAAGAGATTTAGCTAATCTTGATTTTATGGCTGTAACAGATCATGCATATTATTTTGAAGCAAAATTTAACGGAAGAGATAAGTTTGTAGTTATGAAAGAAATGGCAAATCAAGAAACTACAGACAAATATTCTGCAATTGCTGGATTTGAATGGACCGCTGGAGTTGGACATATAAATGTTTTTGATGCATCAAAATGGACTAGTAGAAATGTGAAAACTACAATTGAAGAGTTCTATGAATGGTTAATAGATGAAAAACCAGTCGCTCAATTTAATCATCCCATTTCAATTTTTGGAACATTTAAAGACTTTGAATATTATCCTGAAGTTGACAATTATATTAATATGATAGAAGTTGGAAATGGTAGTTGGAGTAAAAATGATACTATAAATGATGAGATGTTTTCTAATTATATCTTAGCATTAAAAAAAGGATGGCATGTTGGAGCTACTGTTGGTCAAGATAATCATGTTGCAAATTGGGGTACAGGTAATGATTCTAGAACTGCTGTATGGGTTAAAGAAAATCGCAAGGATTCTATTTTAGATGGTTTTAAAAATAGAAAAACATATGGAACAGAAGATAAAAATGCAAGATTATGGATTGAAACTCAAGACATTTCAATGGGTGATATATATTATTATAATTCATTACCAGAAAAAATTAAATTAAAAGTATATTATAATGATCCAGATAACGAAAAAATTAAAACATTAAGTATTTATACACCAAATAATGTTTATACCTATAATAATTTAAGCAGTAATTTAGAAAAAGAATATGAAATACCTGTAGATTCTGCCTATTTCTTTGTGTTTGTAAGAATTGATCAATACGACGGAAATAATATTGTATCGTCATCTATGTGGTATGAACCAAAAAATAGAATTAGATTATACGAAATACCAGAAATAAAATTATATAAAAATTCAGAAAATAACTTTAATTTTTACTTATATAACTTATCAGATAAAATAGAAAAATCAAATATAAAAGTATATGTTGATGATAATCTATCTTATGAAAAATACCTAGAATTTCAAAAATATGAGAAAAAAATGGTTAATGCTATTATTAAAACTAAAAATAATTCTAACTCAAATATAAAAATATATATAAATGACTTGTTATGGAAAAACATTAATGTTGCTTTAGAAGAAAAAATAAATATTGGCGTTATAAACATTAATCCTGGTTTTTTAAAGGATAAATATATTATATCTGATAAATTAACTAATGATTTAAACGCTGCTATAGTAACATCTAGTTTTTTAAGAGAAAATTATAATGAAATCATAGAGTTATCAAAAAATATGAAAGTTGGTATTGTTATTGATGAAATAAATGATAATTTAATAAGTATAATTCCAAATAATTATGAAATTTCCAAAGAAAAAACAAATAACATAACATTAAATAAAATATACTATAATGAATGCTTTAAAGTATTATACAAAGGAAAAGAAAGAGGATTTATTATAAATAAAAATATAATTATATTCCCTGGAAATCCATTAGAAAAAGAAAGCAATGAAGCTTTTATAAAAAGATTACTTAGTATAAAATAAAATGGCTCCTTATGGGGCCATTTTATTTTATAACTAATTATACAAATATATGACTTATTATCTATATTAATTGTCATTTTATCAAAAAGTATTTGCAAAAAAAATTATATATTCATATAATAAAAGTATATAGAAAGGAGGAGTTATATGAGAGAATATTGGTACCTAATTCCTTTAATAAGCGTAATACTTATTATTAGTGTTTTAAATTATAATATAAAAGAAAATGTTATAATCCCAAATAAAATTGAAGATTTAAATGGTATATCAAAAATTGAAATTAATGGTATAAATATAAAAATTAAATTTGATCCAAATTCAGATAAATTATTTTTTTCTAATAAAATTAATATGAAAACTATAAATGACAAATTAATTTTATATAATAATGAAAATAAAAAAGAAAATGAAATTATTATTGGGTCAAAAAATTATTTTAATAATATAATTATAAAAGGAACAAATATAGAAATAGAAGGTGATATAAAATCTAAGAATTTTTATATTTCTGGAGTTAATATAATAATGAAAAAAAACGTTCATTTTCAAGGAGATTATTTAATATTTGATGGAACTAATTTATTAATAAGAGGTATGTATGATTTATTTGAATTTAGTTCTTCGGGAATCACAACAACAATTGATTTTAATATAAAAAGATGTGAAAATATTCAATTAGAAAGTATATCCATAAACGGTGATATTATATACGAAGATGTATGGGATGGAATAAGAAATATTAGTATTGATGGAATATCAAAAAACATAATAATAAAAGTAAAAAAAGAAAATAGCGGGATAATAAAAAGCAATAATACTATAAAAATTATTAAATATTAGGAGGGATAATATGAAATTATTTAAAAAAATGTTCGTAATATCATTTTTATTTTTTACAATTTCTATATTTTCAATTAATTTTGGAGGTGGAGGATATTCTTTTAACTTTATTCCAAAGGATCAGGTTAAAATGATAAATCCATTAAACGAATATATAAATTTCAACGAGATAATACTACATGGGGGCAATGGTATTGTGGTAATGCCAGATGACTCTTACATTGGCGGAGAGGGATATTCAGGCGAAATTATAAATGGAGATTATAAACTAATATTATCCCAAGGATATTTTACTATTGGAAAGCATTTTAATATATTTAAGATCCTAGGTATTAATATTGGACTTGGTATAGGCGGTGGTGAAACAATTATTAATAAAAAAGTAGAAACTGGTAGAAATAGTAAATCAATAAATGATTTTGTAAATAACATTAATTCAGTTCCATATGTGATACAATTAAAAAGAGAGGAATTATCTATATCTCCTAGAGCTAGATTATATTTTAATTTAATAGATTTTATCAGCTTTTTTGCGGAAGGTAGATTCACCTATAATTACTCTCCTGAAAATTGGAAAATTGAAGGAGAATATATAATAACCGATAATATACCAAATTACAATTATTATTATTCTTTTGGGGCAGGTATTGCTTGGGGGTTCTAATGAAAAAAAATTTTTTAATAATTATTCTTTTTATTTCTGTATTATTATTGGGGAATAATGAAAGATTAAAAGAATATATATATAATTTTAATAACTATACAATAAATGAAATAAATGATTTATTGTATACATTTAAAAATATTGACTTAAATAATGATTTAAAAATAATTCATGGTAGTCTTTTAATAAAGAAATCAATTCATGAATGGTTTCTACCATTGAAATATTACTATATTTATTCGGGAATGTTAGAAATGAAAGAGGTTGTTAATAATGATTTTGACAACCTCTTATATCGATATATAAGAGGGAAAACTGTTTTTGATATAATTGAGTATGATATATCAAAAGAAATATTTATTAATGATTTTGAATATATTTATATTAGGGTAGATAAAGATTTTAAAGACAATTTCGATTTTGGTGAGGTGCTATTTAAATTAGCAAAAGTATATGAGAAAAAGAATAAAAAAAGAATGGAGAATTTGCTGAATGAATTAAAAAACTATAAAAATTCATTTTATTACGGGTTGATTTATGATGAATAAAATATTTATTATTACTCAAATTTTTGCTTTAATTATATTAGCATTTATATATATCTTTTCACCGTATTTTAATCTTGTATACGGTATATTAATAGCTGAAGTTTTTACTATTTCCATTGGCTTTATATATTACTTATTAATAAGAATATTAGAGCTATTTATTAAAATAGAAGTTATATTCTTTAGTAGAGTAATTAAAATAATAATTTTTATTATTAGCTTTTTTTCCGGAATTATAATTTCAGAATATTTTATGTCAAATATTTTAGCCTTTAATTTATTCCCCTCATATAAGTATTTATTTGTTATAAGCATTATTATTCTTTTTTTCTTTGTATTTTTTAATATTATAATTTATATAAAATTAAATAATGAAATAAGAAAAAACGAAAGATTAAAAAATGAAAAACTTAAAGCAGAATTAAATGCATTGCGTTCAAAATTAAATCCACATTTTTTATTTAACACCTTAAATACTTTATTAGAAATTAGTCAAGAGTCTCCTGAATGTGTTGAAAAAATAATAATTAATCTTTCTGATATATATAGAAAAATTTTATATACTTCTTCTAATGATATGATATCCTTAGAAGAAGAATTAGAACTTATAAAAAAATATCTTGAAATAGAAAAAATTAGATTAGGAAAAAGACTTGATTACGAATTTAATATAGATAACAATTTATTGAATTATAGAATACCTCCATTAATTTTAGAACCATTAGTTGAAAATTCCGTAATACATGGTATTTCAAAGAAAAAAGATGGAGGTAAAATAACCATATCTTTTTATAAGAAAAATAATGAAATAATTTTTGAAATTTCCGATGAAGGAATAGGAAAAATTGAAGATCTGAACTTCGGGTTTGGACTTTCTAGTATAAAAAATAGACTAGATTTAATTTTTAATAATTCCGAATTGATATTTAAACAAAATATACCTTCAGGAATAAAAGCCGAAATTATTATCAGGGGATGATTATATGATAAATTGTGTTATTATTGAGGATGAAGAGCATTCTTTAAATAGATTAAAAAAACTATTAAATAATTTTGACTATATTAACATAGTCGGAGAAGCTAATAACGGAGAATTAGCCATAAAAATAATAGAAGAGAAGCGCCCAAATTTAATATTTCTTGATATTAATTTACCAGAAAAAAATGGATTTGAAATATTAAAAGAAATTTCATATGAACCTTTAGTTATTTTTATCACTGCATATCAAGAATATGCAATTAAAGCATTTGAAGAAAATGCCGTTGATTATTTACTAAAACCCTATGATTTAAAAAGATTAAAAATAGCAATTGAACGATCATTAGAAAGAAAAAATATAATTAACAGAAAATTATTAGATGAATTATTTTATATGAGAAAATTTTCAGTTAAAAATGGTGATATTATTTCTATAATTTCAGAAAAAGATATTTACTATTTTAAAGCAGAAGATAAATATGTTTTTTTATGCACGAAAGATGCGGAATACTATTATGACAATACTTTAAAAAATTTAGAAAAATTATTAGATCCCGAAAAATTCATAAGAATTCATAGGGGATATATTGTATCAGTTGATCATATAAAAAAATTCAAAAAAATTTTTACTCGCGATTATATTTTAGAATTAGATAATGGGATAGAACTAAAAATCGGCAGAAATTATTTACATTTTATAAAAGAAAAATTCAAATTTTAAAGGAGGAATTTTATGATTAAAGCTATCAATTTAGTAAAAAAATTTGGTGATTTTACTGCAGTAGGTAATATAAACTTAAATATTAAAAATGGAGAAATTTATGGTTTTTTAGGACCTAACGGAGCTGGAAAAACTACCACCATAAGAATGCTTACTGGAACTTTAAAACCAACTTCTGGAGAAATTGAAATATTAGGACTAAATATGAAAACTGATGAATTAAAAATCAAAGCAAATATTGGTGTTGTTCCAGATGAACCAAAATTATATGAAAACTTGAAAGGATCAGAATTTATTGAATTTATTATGGATATATATAATGTTGATAAAAATGAAACAAAAATCCGTCTTAACGAGATATGCGAAGCTTTTGAAATAGATTATCTCGATTCATTCATAGGAGATTATTCCCATGGAATGAAACAAAAACTTATGGTAGCATCTGTTTTAATGAGAAAACCAAAAGTTATATTCTTGGATGAACCAACTGTCGGGCTTGATGCAAAATCCGCAAAAATATTAAAAATGTTGTTGGAAAAATATTCTAATGAAGGTGCTACAATATTTCTAACCACACATATTTTAGAAATCGCTGAAAAGATGTGTAATAGAATTGGTATTATCTCTAACGGAAAATTAATTGCTGAAGGTACTTTAGAAGAATTAAAATTGCTATCTAAAACCAATGAAAAAAAATCTCTCGAAGATTTATTTTTAGAATTAACCGATGCTGGAGAATTAGATGATATTATAAAAGAACTTTAGGGGGGATTATATGAAAAATAAAATTTGGATAATTTTAAAATACTCTTATCAAAATAAAGTTAGACCAACTAAGAAAAAAGATGGCACATATAAAAAATCAAATCCCCTTAATGCCCTAGCTGCTTATTTAATCCCAGCTATTATATTTGGTGCTTCTATATCACCATTTATATACCTTTTATTTAAAGATTTAAATATACCTTTCACTCAATTAGGTATTGATTTGCCATGGTCTATATTAGATATTGTTTTTTCAATGTGGTTTTTAATTATGGGATTTATATTTTTTCTTAATTATTCTCCAGCTATTGTTGCAAATTTATACGAAAGTGATATAACCCAAATATTATTATCAATGCCTTTAAAACGTTCTGACATTTATATTTCTAGTGCTATTGATAGCTTAGTTATGGCAGGTCTTCCTTTAGGAATGATGATCCCTATTTTTGTAATATATGGAATAATTACAAAAACTAACATAATTTTAACATCCATTGCAGGGATTCTTTTTATTTTATTATTATTATTAATATCTAATTTAGGCGGAGTTTTATTTTCTAAATTTTTAACAAAAACCTCAGCAAAGCGAATGACAATGGTGACGTATTTTATAAGTATATTTTTATATGTAGGAATAACTAATATAATACCCAGATTATTTGAAAGCGATAATCAAATCCAATTGATAGATTCTCTTAAAAATTTATCTTCATTATTACTAAATTATATTTGGCCTCATACTTGGGTTATTTTAACAATGAAAGGTAATATTTTATCATTGTTTATTTTGATATTAATCAACTTATTATTATTATATACTGTTTATAAAATTTCAAACTCTTTAGAATTAAGTATATCTAGAAAAAAAGGAAAAAAGAAAAATTTTGAAATTAAATCATCAAAATTCCCTTCAATAAAAAAGGATTTTAAATTATTATTTAGAGATTCCCAAACATTTTTCCTTATATTGTATCCTGTTTTTTTACCTTTAATTTTTATTTTTACAAATTCAGATGCTGAATTAATTAGTTTTGTTTTTGTTATGATTGCATCTATATACGCTGCTATGATTTCTATTTTTTCTATTTCATACGAAGGGAAAATATGGCCTATTCCAAAACTATTTCCTATTTCCATTGGAAATATGATATTTTCTAAAATAATTGTACCAATAATCATTTTTTCATCTGAATATATAGGATTAAATATTTTAATTTATTTATTAAAAAAAGGAAATTGGATTAATTTAATATCAATAATTCCCGTTATTATTTTAATAATTTATTCTTCAATTTTAGGAGTTAGTATGTATTTAAAAAACCCTAAAAGAGATTTATCACAAAAAAATATTATTAAAGGTAAAGAAGTTATGTACTTAGAAGGAATTATTCTAGGATTTAGTTTCGGTATATTTATACCTGGAAATTTATATATGTTTTCTTTAATAAATAAAGATTTAAAGATGAAATTTATTGATTTCCTACTTGATTCTGAAATTATATATCATCTTTTAGGTGCTGTATTACCTATATCACTTATTATATTTTTAATATATTTGATATCTAAAGAAATTAATAAAGTAAAAGATAGAATGTTGAAATGGGAATGAAATATATTTCTAAGTATTTTTTAAGTTACAAATTATATAATAATATCACAACCCCTTAATATAGATAAATAAATTATTCAGCTCCCATTGGGAGCATTTTTTTATGTTATAATTAAAAAGAGATTTGTATAGAAAGGAGAATATTATGATTACATCAGAATTATCAAAAAAAATTATTAATAATGTAAGTACTGTTATTAAAGGAAAGGAAAAGGAAATTAAATTAGTTTTAGCAACTTTCTATTCTAATGGACATGTTTTGCTCGAAGATGTTCCTGGTACAGGAAAAACTATGCTTGCTAGAGCATTATCTAAATCCTTTAATTTAAATTTTAAGAGAGTTCAATTCACTCCTGATTTATTACCTAATGATTTAATTGGTTTATATATTTTTGATAAAAATAAGAATGATTTTGTTTTAAAAAGGGGGCCTATATTCACTAATATACTTTTAGGAGATGAAATAAACAGAGCAACTCCAAGAACACAATCTGCGTTATTAGAATCATTAGCAGAAAATCAAGTTTCTATAGATGGTATAACCCATAGTTTAGATACTAACTTCTTTGTTATTGCAACACAAAATCCAATTGAATATGAAGGGACTTTTCCTTTACCTGAAGCTCAATTAGATAGATTTATGATTAAATTATCTTTAGGATATCCTGATATTGAAAATGAAATAAATATGCTTAACTCACAGGAGGACGAACATCCTATAAATAACATAAAAAGTGTTTCTAATTATGATGAAATAAAAAAGATTAAAGATGAAATAAAAAAGATTCATGTATCAGATGAAATAAAAAAATATATTGTTGATATAGTAAATAAAACAAGAAATCATAAAGATATTAAAGTTGGAGCAAGTCCTAGAGGCTCTATTGCTTTAATGCAATTATCAAAAAGCATCGCAGCAATAGAAAATAGAGATTTTGTAATTCCAGATGATATAAAAAATATTGCAAAATATGTTTTAGCACATAGGATAATTTTAAAAGCTGAAGCTAAAATAAAAAAAGTATCTACTTATAAATTAATTGATGAAATTTTAGATGAAATTAAAGTTATAAAGTAGAGGATATTATGAAATATAATATAAAAGGTTTATTATTAATGACTTTAACTGCTACATTATTAAATATTTTTTATTTTAGCAATTATACAATATTGCTAATTGTTTTTGTCGGATTAGGATGGTATGAATTCTTTAAAAAGAAAAAAGTATTCAATAACCTTGAGATTTTATATGATTTGGAATATGAAAAATGTTTTATTGAAGAAGAAATTGAATATAGGATTTATTTAAAAAATAATTCTAATGAAGATATCATTATTACTGTTTCTCCATCTAATTTATTAAGTAGATTA is part of the Marinitoga sp. 38H-ov genome and harbors:
- a CDS encoding CehA/McbA family metallohydrolase, with translation MKKGFIYLLFILIATLAYSFPNDLILLFGNPHSHTSFSDGEPGTTPQDAYKHARDLANLDFMAVTDHAYYFEAKFNGRDKFVVMKEMANQETTDKYSAIAGFEWTAGVGHINVFDASKWTSRNVKTTIEEFYEWLIDEKPVAQFNHPISIFGTFKDFEYYPEVDNYINMIEVGNGSWSKNDTINDEMFSNYILALKKGWHVGATVGQDNHVANWGTGNDSRTAVWVKENRKDSILDGFKNRKTYGTEDKNARLWIETQDISMGDIYYYNSLPEKIKLKVYYNDPDNEKIKTLSIYTPNNVYTYNNLSSNLEKEYEIPVDSAYFFVFVRIDQYDGNNIVSSSMWYEPKNRIRLYEIPEIKLYKNSENNFNFYLYNLSDKIEKSNIKVYVDDNLSYEKYLEFQKYEKKMVNAIIKTKNNSNSNIKIYINDLLWKNINVALEEKINIGVININPGFLKDKYIISDKLTNDLNAAIVTSSFLRENYNEIIELSKNMKVGIVIDEINDNLISIIPNNYEISKEKTNNITLNKIYYNECFKVLYKGKERGFIINKNIIIFPGNPLEKESNEAFIKRLLSIK
- a CDS encoding histidine kinase, which codes for MMNKIFIITQIFALIILAFIYIFSPYFNLVYGILIAEVFTISIGFIYYLLIRILELFIKIEVIFFSRVIKIIIFIISFFSGIIISEYFMSNILAFNLFPSYKYLFVISIIILFFFVFFNIIIYIKLNNEIRKNERLKNEKLKAELNALRSKLNPHFLFNTLNTLLEISQESPECVEKIIINLSDIYRKILYTSSNDMISLEEELELIKKYLEIEKIRLGKRLDYEFNIDNNLLNYRIPPLILEPLVENSVIHGISKKKDGGKITISFYKKNNEIIFEISDEGIGKIEDLNFGFGLSSIKNRLDLIFNNSELIFKQNIPSGIKAEIIIRG
- a CDS encoding LytTR family DNA-binding domain-containing protein, which produces MINCVIIEDEEHSLNRLKKLLNNFDYINIVGEANNGELAIKIIEEKRPNLIFLDINLPEKNGFEILKEISYEPLVIFITAYQEYAIKAFEENAVDYLLKPYDLKRLKIAIERSLERKNIINRKLLDELFYMRKFSVKNGDIISIISEKDIYYFKAEDKYVFLCTKDAEYYYDNTLKNLEKLLDPEKFIRIHRGYIVSVDHIKKFKKIFTRDYILELDNGIELKIGRNYLHFIKEKFKF
- a CDS encoding ABC transporter ATP-binding protein, which encodes MIKAINLVKKFGDFTAVGNINLNIKNGEIYGFLGPNGAGKTTTIRMLTGTLKPTSGEIEILGLNMKTDELKIKANIGVVPDEPKLYENLKGSEFIEFIMDIYNVDKNETKIRLNEICEAFEIDYLDSFIGDYSHGMKQKLMVASVLMRKPKVIFLDEPTVGLDAKSAKILKMLLEKYSNEGATIFLTTHILEIAEKMCNRIGIISNGKLIAEGTLEELKLLSKTNEKKSLEDLFLELTDAGELDDIIKEL
- a CDS encoding MoxR family ATPase, whose translation is MITSELSKKIINNVSTVIKGKEKEIKLVLATFYSNGHVLLEDVPGTGKTMLARALSKSFNLNFKRVQFTPDLLPNDLIGLYIFDKNKNDFVLKRGPIFTNILLGDEINRATPRTQSALLESLAENQVSIDGITHSLDTNFFVIATQNPIEYEGTFPLPEAQLDRFMIKLSLGYPDIENEINMLNSQEDEHPINNIKSVSNYDEIKKIKDEIKKIHVSDEIKKYIVDIVNKTRNHKDIKVGASPRGSIALMQLSKSIAAIENRDFVIPDDIKNIAKYVLAHRIILKAEAKIKKVSTYKLIDEILDEIKVIK